A genomic region of Ochotona princeps isolate mOchPri1 chromosome 17, mOchPri1.hap1, whole genome shotgun sequence contains the following coding sequences:
- the SPATA20 gene encoding spermatogenesis-associated protein 20 isoform X1, translated as MSHLTSSPPKPKGEHKGHSLPRGSERWAGSRAGRRAVHSGVDLGAGAGGPRLRDPPAHARGSSSRDKDRSSSVSSSTSMPAGGKGSRPSSTPSVPQKTPNRLINEKSPYLLQHAYNPVDWYPWGQEAFDKARKENKPIFLSVGYSTCHWCHMMEEESFQNEEIGRLLSEDFVSVKVDREERPDVDKVYMTFVQATSSGGGWPMNVWLTPNLQPFVGGTYFPPEDGLTRVGFRTVLLRIRDQWKQNQNSLLENSQRVTTALLARSEISTGDRQVPPSAATMNSRCFQQLDEGYDEEYGGFAEAPKFPTPVILNFLFSYWLSHCLTQDGSRAQQMALHTLKMMANGGIRDHVGQGFHRYSTDRQWHVPHFEKMLYDQAQLAVAYAQAFQISGEEFYSDVAKSILQYVTRNLSHRSGGFYSAEDADSPPERGLRPKEGAFYLWTVKEVQQLLPEPVQGATEPLTSGQLLMKHYGLTEAGNISPNQDPSGELQGQNVLTVRYSLELTAARFGLDVEAVRTLLGAGLEKLFQARKHRPKPHLDSKMLAAWNGLMVSGYAVTGAILGMDKLINHATNGAKFLKRHMFDVASGRLKRTCYAGSGGAVEHSNPPCWGFLEDYAFVVRGLLDLYEASQESSWLEWALRLQDTQDRLFWDTQGGGYFCSEAELGAGLPLRLKDDQDGAEPSANSVSAHNLLRLHGFTGHKDWMDKCVCLLTAFSERMRRVPVALPEMVRALSAHQQTLKQIVICGDPQAKDTKALLQCVHSIYIPNKVLILADGDPSSFLSRQLPFLSTLRRLEDRATAYVCENQACSMPVTDPCELRKLLHQ; from the exons ATGAGCCACCTGACCTCATCCCCCCCAAAACCCAAGGGGGAGCACAAAGGCCACAGTCTCCCCCGTGGTTCAGAAAGGTGGGCGGGGTCGAGGGCTGGGCGGAGGGCAGTGCACTCGGGGGTGGACCTGGGAGCAGGTGCCGGAGGCCCCCGCCTGCGTGACCCACCTGCCCATGCCAGGGGTAGCTCCTCCCGGGACAAGGACCGAAGCTCATCGGTCAGTAGTTCCACGTCGATGCCTGCTGGAGGGAAGGGAAGCCGGCCCAGCAGTACCCCTTCGGTGCCCCAGAAGACCCCCAACCGCCTGATTAATGAGAAGTCACCGTACCTCCTGCAGCATGCCTATAATCCTGTGGACTG GTACCCCTGGGGACAGGAAGCTTTTGACAAGGCCAGGAAGGAAAACAAGCCCATCTTCCTCTCAG TGGGGTACTCCACCTGCCACTGGTGCCACATGATGGAGGAAGAGTCGTTCCAGAATGAGGAGATTGGCCGCCTGCTCAGTGAGGACTTCGTCAGTGTCAAGGTGGACCGGGAGGAGCGGCCAGATGTGGACAAGGTGTACATGACCTTCGTGCAG GCCACCAGCAGCGGCGGAGGCTGGCCCATGAATGTGTGGCTCACTCCTAACTTGCAACCCTTTGTTGGAGGCACATACTTTCCCCCTGAGGATGGCTTGACCCGTGTGGGCTTCCGAACAGTGTTGCTGAGAATACGGGATCAA TGGAAACAGAACCAGAACAGCCTGCTAGAAAACAGCCAGCGAGTCACTACTGCCCTGCTGGCCCGCTCCGAGATCAGCACTGGGGACCGCCAGGTGCCTCCTTCAGCCGCCACCATGAACAGCCGCTGCTTCCAGCAGCTGGATGAGGGCTATGATGAGGAATATGGTGGATTTGCAGAGGCCCCCAAGTTTCCCACACCAG TGATCCTGAACTTCCTGTTCTCATACTGGCTCAGCCATTGCCTGACCCAGGACGGTTCTCGGGCCCAGCAGATGGCCTTGCATACCCTGAAAATGATGGCTAATGGGGGCATCCGGGACCATGTAGGGCAG GGCTTCCACCGCTACTCCACGGACCGCCAGTGGCACGTGCCCCACTTCGAGAAGATGCTATACGACCAGGCACAGCTCGCCGTGGCCTATGCGCAAGCCTTCCAG ATCTCTGGTGAGGAGTTCTACTCCGACGTGGCCAAAAGTATCCTGCAGTATGTGACACGGAATCTCAGCCACCGG TCCGGAGGCTTCTACAGCGCAGAGGATGCTGACTCGCCCCCGGAGCGTGGCCTGCGGCCCAAGGAGGGCGCCTTCTACTTGTGGACGGTGAAGGAGGTGCAGCAGCTGCTCCCTGAGCCGGTGCAGGGCGCCACGGAGCCACTGACCTCAGGCCAGCTCCTCATGAAGCACTATGGCCTCACCGAGGCTGGCAACATTAGCCCCAACCAG GACCCTAGCGGGGAGCTGCAAGGCCAGAATGTGCTGACCGTCCGCTACTCACTGGAGCTGACTGCTGCCCGCTTCGGCCTGGATGTGGAAGCCGTGCGGACCCTGCTCGGTGCAGGCTTGGAAAAGCTCTTTCAGGCGCGAAAACATCGACCCAAACCACACCTCGATAGCAAGATGCTGGCTGCCTGGAATG GTCTGATGGTGTCGGGCTATGCAGTGACTGGAGCCATCCTGGGCATGGACAAGCTGATTAACCATGCCACCAATGGTGCCAAGTTCCTCAAGCGGCACATGTTCGATGTGGCCAGTGGCCGCCTGAAACGGACCTGCTATGCTGGCTCTGGGGGTGCTGTGGAGCACAG CAACCCACCCTGCTGGGGCTTCCTGGAGGACTACGCTTTCGTGGTACGAGGCCTGCTGGACCTGTACGAGGCCTCACAGGAGAGCTCGTGGCTCGAGTGGGCTCTGCGGCTGCAGGACACCCAGGACAGGCTCTTCTGGGACACCCAGGGTGGTGGCTACTTCTGCAGTGAGGCCGAGTTGGGGGCTGGGCTGCCCCTGCGCCTGAAGGATG ATCAGGATGGTGCAGAGCCCAGTGCCAACTCTGTGTCAGCCCACAACCTGCTCCGGCTGCATGGCTTCACAGGCCACAAAGACTGGATGGACAAGTGTGTGTGCCTGTTGACTGCCTTCTCTGAGCGCATGCGCCGGGTGCCCGTGGCATTGCCCGAGATGGTTCGTGCCCTCTCAGCCCATCAGCAAACACTCAAGCAG ATCGTGATCTGTGGGGACCCCCAAGCCAAGGATACCAAGGCTCTGTTGCAGTGCGTCCACTCCATCTATATCCCCAACAAG GTACTGATTCTGGCCGATGGGGACCCTTCAAGCTTCCTGTCTCGCCAACTGCCGTTCCTGAGTACCCTGCGGCGGCTAGAAGACCGGGCCACAGCCTATGTATGTGAGAACCAGGCCTGCTCCATGCCTGTCACTGACCCCTGTGAACTGCGCAAGCTGCTGCATCAGTGA
- the SPATA20 gene encoding spermatogenesis-associated protein 20 isoform X4, which translates to MSHLTSSPPKPKGEHKGHSLPRGSERWAGSRAGRRAVHSGVDLGAGAGGPRLRDPPAHARGSSSRDKDRSSSVSSSTSMPAGGKGSRPSSTPSVPQKTPNRLINEKSPYLLQHAYNPVDWYPWGQEAFDKARKENKPIFLSVGYSTCHWCHMMEEESFQNEEIGRLLSEDFVSVKVDREERPDVDKVYMTFVQATSSGGGWPMNVWLTPNLQPFVGGTYFPPEDGLTRVGFRTVLLRIRDQWKQNQNSLLENSQRVTTALLARSEISTGDRQVPPSAATMNSRCFQQLDEGYDEEYGGFAEAPKFPTPVILNFLFSYWLSHCLTQDGSRAQQMALHTLKMMANGGIRDHVGQGFHRYSTDRQWHVPHFEKMLYDQAQLAVAYAQAFQISGEEFYSDVAKSILQYVTRNLSHRSGGFYSAEDADSPPERGLRPKEGAFYLWTVKEVQQLLPEPVQGATEPLTSGQLLMKHYGLTEAGNISPNQDPSGELQGQNVLTVRYSLELTAARFGLDVEAVRTLLGAGLEKLFQARKHRPKPHLDSKMLAAWNGLMVSGYAVTGAILGMDKLINHATNGAKFLKRHMFDVASGRLKRTCYAGSGGAVEHSNPPCWGFLEDYAFVVRGLLDLYEASQESSWLEWALRLQDTQDRLFWDTQGGGYFCSEAELGAGLPLRLKDDQDGAEPSANSVSAHNLLRLHGFTGHKDWMDKCVCLLTAFSERMRRVPVALPEMVRALSAHQQTLKQVPGCDDFQSVRSPGRVSS; encoded by the exons ATGAGCCACCTGACCTCATCCCCCCCAAAACCCAAGGGGGAGCACAAAGGCCACAGTCTCCCCCGTGGTTCAGAAAGGTGGGCGGGGTCGAGGGCTGGGCGGAGGGCAGTGCACTCGGGGGTGGACCTGGGAGCAGGTGCCGGAGGCCCCCGCCTGCGTGACCCACCTGCCCATGCCAGGGGTAGCTCCTCCCGGGACAAGGACCGAAGCTCATCGGTCAGTAGTTCCACGTCGATGCCTGCTGGAGGGAAGGGAAGCCGGCCCAGCAGTACCCCTTCGGTGCCCCAGAAGACCCCCAACCGCCTGATTAATGAGAAGTCACCGTACCTCCTGCAGCATGCCTATAATCCTGTGGACTG GTACCCCTGGGGACAGGAAGCTTTTGACAAGGCCAGGAAGGAAAACAAGCCCATCTTCCTCTCAG TGGGGTACTCCACCTGCCACTGGTGCCACATGATGGAGGAAGAGTCGTTCCAGAATGAGGAGATTGGCCGCCTGCTCAGTGAGGACTTCGTCAGTGTCAAGGTGGACCGGGAGGAGCGGCCAGATGTGGACAAGGTGTACATGACCTTCGTGCAG GCCACCAGCAGCGGCGGAGGCTGGCCCATGAATGTGTGGCTCACTCCTAACTTGCAACCCTTTGTTGGAGGCACATACTTTCCCCCTGAGGATGGCTTGACCCGTGTGGGCTTCCGAACAGTGTTGCTGAGAATACGGGATCAA TGGAAACAGAACCAGAACAGCCTGCTAGAAAACAGCCAGCGAGTCACTACTGCCCTGCTGGCCCGCTCCGAGATCAGCACTGGGGACCGCCAGGTGCCTCCTTCAGCCGCCACCATGAACAGCCGCTGCTTCCAGCAGCTGGATGAGGGCTATGATGAGGAATATGGTGGATTTGCAGAGGCCCCCAAGTTTCCCACACCAG TGATCCTGAACTTCCTGTTCTCATACTGGCTCAGCCATTGCCTGACCCAGGACGGTTCTCGGGCCCAGCAGATGGCCTTGCATACCCTGAAAATGATGGCTAATGGGGGCATCCGGGACCATGTAGGGCAG GGCTTCCACCGCTACTCCACGGACCGCCAGTGGCACGTGCCCCACTTCGAGAAGATGCTATACGACCAGGCACAGCTCGCCGTGGCCTATGCGCAAGCCTTCCAG ATCTCTGGTGAGGAGTTCTACTCCGACGTGGCCAAAAGTATCCTGCAGTATGTGACACGGAATCTCAGCCACCGG TCCGGAGGCTTCTACAGCGCAGAGGATGCTGACTCGCCCCCGGAGCGTGGCCTGCGGCCCAAGGAGGGCGCCTTCTACTTGTGGACGGTGAAGGAGGTGCAGCAGCTGCTCCCTGAGCCGGTGCAGGGCGCCACGGAGCCACTGACCTCAGGCCAGCTCCTCATGAAGCACTATGGCCTCACCGAGGCTGGCAACATTAGCCCCAACCAG GACCCTAGCGGGGAGCTGCAAGGCCAGAATGTGCTGACCGTCCGCTACTCACTGGAGCTGACTGCTGCCCGCTTCGGCCTGGATGTGGAAGCCGTGCGGACCCTGCTCGGTGCAGGCTTGGAAAAGCTCTTTCAGGCGCGAAAACATCGACCCAAACCACACCTCGATAGCAAGATGCTGGCTGCCTGGAATG GTCTGATGGTGTCGGGCTATGCAGTGACTGGAGCCATCCTGGGCATGGACAAGCTGATTAACCATGCCACCAATGGTGCCAAGTTCCTCAAGCGGCACATGTTCGATGTGGCCAGTGGCCGCCTGAAACGGACCTGCTATGCTGGCTCTGGGGGTGCTGTGGAGCACAG CAACCCACCCTGCTGGGGCTTCCTGGAGGACTACGCTTTCGTGGTACGAGGCCTGCTGGACCTGTACGAGGCCTCACAGGAGAGCTCGTGGCTCGAGTGGGCTCTGCGGCTGCAGGACACCCAGGACAGGCTCTTCTGGGACACCCAGGGTGGTGGCTACTTCTGCAGTGAGGCCGAGTTGGGGGCTGGGCTGCCCCTGCGCCTGAAGGATG ATCAGGATGGTGCAGAGCCCAGTGCCAACTCTGTGTCAGCCCACAACCTGCTCCGGCTGCATGGCTTCACAGGCCACAAAGACTGGATGGACAAGTGTGTGTGCCTGTTGACTGCCTTCTCTGAGCGCATGCGCCGGGTGCCCGTGGCATTGCCCGAGATGGTTCGTGCCCTCTCAGCCCATCAGCAAACACTCAAGCAG GTCCCTGGGTGTGATGACTTCCAGAGTGTCAGGTCTCCTGGGCGTGTGTCTTCCTGA
- the SPATA20 gene encoding spermatogenesis-associated protein 20 isoform X2: protein MSHLTSSPPKPKGEHKGHSLPRGSERGSSSRDKDRSSSVSSSTSMPAGGKGSRPSSTPSVPQKTPNRLINEKSPYLLQHAYNPVDWYPWGQEAFDKARKENKPIFLSVGYSTCHWCHMMEEESFQNEEIGRLLSEDFVSVKVDREERPDVDKVYMTFVQATSSGGGWPMNVWLTPNLQPFVGGTYFPPEDGLTRVGFRTVLLRIRDQWKQNQNSLLENSQRVTTALLARSEISTGDRQVPPSAATMNSRCFQQLDEGYDEEYGGFAEAPKFPTPVILNFLFSYWLSHCLTQDGSRAQQMALHTLKMMANGGIRDHVGQGFHRYSTDRQWHVPHFEKMLYDQAQLAVAYAQAFQISGEEFYSDVAKSILQYVTRNLSHRSGGFYSAEDADSPPERGLRPKEGAFYLWTVKEVQQLLPEPVQGATEPLTSGQLLMKHYGLTEAGNISPNQDPSGELQGQNVLTVRYSLELTAARFGLDVEAVRTLLGAGLEKLFQARKHRPKPHLDSKMLAAWNGLMVSGYAVTGAILGMDKLINHATNGAKFLKRHMFDVASGRLKRTCYAGSGGAVEHSNPPCWGFLEDYAFVVRGLLDLYEASQESSWLEWALRLQDTQDRLFWDTQGGGYFCSEAELGAGLPLRLKDDQDGAEPSANSVSAHNLLRLHGFTGHKDWMDKCVCLLTAFSERMRRVPVALPEMVRALSAHQQTLKQIVICGDPQAKDTKALLQCVHSIYIPNKVLILADGDPSSFLSRQLPFLSTLRRLEDRATAYVCENQACSMPVTDPCELRKLLHQ, encoded by the exons ATGAGCCACCTGACCTCATCCCCCCCAAAACCCAAGGGGGAGCACAAAGGCCACAGTCTCCCCCGTGGTTCAGAAAG GGGTAGCTCCTCCCGGGACAAGGACCGAAGCTCATCGGTCAGTAGTTCCACGTCGATGCCTGCTGGAGGGAAGGGAAGCCGGCCCAGCAGTACCCCTTCGGTGCCCCAGAAGACCCCCAACCGCCTGATTAATGAGAAGTCACCGTACCTCCTGCAGCATGCCTATAATCCTGTGGACTG GTACCCCTGGGGACAGGAAGCTTTTGACAAGGCCAGGAAGGAAAACAAGCCCATCTTCCTCTCAG TGGGGTACTCCACCTGCCACTGGTGCCACATGATGGAGGAAGAGTCGTTCCAGAATGAGGAGATTGGCCGCCTGCTCAGTGAGGACTTCGTCAGTGTCAAGGTGGACCGGGAGGAGCGGCCAGATGTGGACAAGGTGTACATGACCTTCGTGCAG GCCACCAGCAGCGGCGGAGGCTGGCCCATGAATGTGTGGCTCACTCCTAACTTGCAACCCTTTGTTGGAGGCACATACTTTCCCCCTGAGGATGGCTTGACCCGTGTGGGCTTCCGAACAGTGTTGCTGAGAATACGGGATCAA TGGAAACAGAACCAGAACAGCCTGCTAGAAAACAGCCAGCGAGTCACTACTGCCCTGCTGGCCCGCTCCGAGATCAGCACTGGGGACCGCCAGGTGCCTCCTTCAGCCGCCACCATGAACAGCCGCTGCTTCCAGCAGCTGGATGAGGGCTATGATGAGGAATATGGTGGATTTGCAGAGGCCCCCAAGTTTCCCACACCAG TGATCCTGAACTTCCTGTTCTCATACTGGCTCAGCCATTGCCTGACCCAGGACGGTTCTCGGGCCCAGCAGATGGCCTTGCATACCCTGAAAATGATGGCTAATGGGGGCATCCGGGACCATGTAGGGCAG GGCTTCCACCGCTACTCCACGGACCGCCAGTGGCACGTGCCCCACTTCGAGAAGATGCTATACGACCAGGCACAGCTCGCCGTGGCCTATGCGCAAGCCTTCCAG ATCTCTGGTGAGGAGTTCTACTCCGACGTGGCCAAAAGTATCCTGCAGTATGTGACACGGAATCTCAGCCACCGG TCCGGAGGCTTCTACAGCGCAGAGGATGCTGACTCGCCCCCGGAGCGTGGCCTGCGGCCCAAGGAGGGCGCCTTCTACTTGTGGACGGTGAAGGAGGTGCAGCAGCTGCTCCCTGAGCCGGTGCAGGGCGCCACGGAGCCACTGACCTCAGGCCAGCTCCTCATGAAGCACTATGGCCTCACCGAGGCTGGCAACATTAGCCCCAACCAG GACCCTAGCGGGGAGCTGCAAGGCCAGAATGTGCTGACCGTCCGCTACTCACTGGAGCTGACTGCTGCCCGCTTCGGCCTGGATGTGGAAGCCGTGCGGACCCTGCTCGGTGCAGGCTTGGAAAAGCTCTTTCAGGCGCGAAAACATCGACCCAAACCACACCTCGATAGCAAGATGCTGGCTGCCTGGAATG GTCTGATGGTGTCGGGCTATGCAGTGACTGGAGCCATCCTGGGCATGGACAAGCTGATTAACCATGCCACCAATGGTGCCAAGTTCCTCAAGCGGCACATGTTCGATGTGGCCAGTGGCCGCCTGAAACGGACCTGCTATGCTGGCTCTGGGGGTGCTGTGGAGCACAG CAACCCACCCTGCTGGGGCTTCCTGGAGGACTACGCTTTCGTGGTACGAGGCCTGCTGGACCTGTACGAGGCCTCACAGGAGAGCTCGTGGCTCGAGTGGGCTCTGCGGCTGCAGGACACCCAGGACAGGCTCTTCTGGGACACCCAGGGTGGTGGCTACTTCTGCAGTGAGGCCGAGTTGGGGGCTGGGCTGCCCCTGCGCCTGAAGGATG ATCAGGATGGTGCAGAGCCCAGTGCCAACTCTGTGTCAGCCCACAACCTGCTCCGGCTGCATGGCTTCACAGGCCACAAAGACTGGATGGACAAGTGTGTGTGCCTGTTGACTGCCTTCTCTGAGCGCATGCGCCGGGTGCCCGTGGCATTGCCCGAGATGGTTCGTGCCCTCTCAGCCCATCAGCAAACACTCAAGCAG ATCGTGATCTGTGGGGACCCCCAAGCCAAGGATACCAAGGCTCTGTTGCAGTGCGTCCACTCCATCTATATCCCCAACAAG GTACTGATTCTGGCCGATGGGGACCCTTCAAGCTTCCTGTCTCGCCAACTGCCGTTCCTGAGTACCCTGCGGCGGCTAGAAGACCGGGCCACAGCCTATGTATGTGAGAACCAGGCCTGCTCCATGCCTGTCACTGACCCCTGTGAACTGCGCAAGCTGCTGCATCAGTGA
- the SPATA20 gene encoding spermatogenesis-associated protein 20 isoform X3, producing the protein MLGARVWLRHCQLLPRAGLGLTASRRGSSSRDKDRSSSVSSSTSMPAGGKGSRPSSTPSVPQKTPNRLINEKSPYLLQHAYNPVDWYPWGQEAFDKARKENKPIFLSVGYSTCHWCHMMEEESFQNEEIGRLLSEDFVSVKVDREERPDVDKVYMTFVQATSSGGGWPMNVWLTPNLQPFVGGTYFPPEDGLTRVGFRTVLLRIRDQWKQNQNSLLENSQRVTTALLARSEISTGDRQVPPSAATMNSRCFQQLDEGYDEEYGGFAEAPKFPTPVILNFLFSYWLSHCLTQDGSRAQQMALHTLKMMANGGIRDHVGQGFHRYSTDRQWHVPHFEKMLYDQAQLAVAYAQAFQISGEEFYSDVAKSILQYVTRNLSHRSGGFYSAEDADSPPERGLRPKEGAFYLWTVKEVQQLLPEPVQGATEPLTSGQLLMKHYGLTEAGNISPNQDPSGELQGQNVLTVRYSLELTAARFGLDVEAVRTLLGAGLEKLFQARKHRPKPHLDSKMLAAWNGLMVSGYAVTGAILGMDKLINHATNGAKFLKRHMFDVASGRLKRTCYAGSGGAVEHSNPPCWGFLEDYAFVVRGLLDLYEASQESSWLEWALRLQDTQDRLFWDTQGGGYFCSEAELGAGLPLRLKDDQDGAEPSANSVSAHNLLRLHGFTGHKDWMDKCVCLLTAFSERMRRVPVALPEMVRALSAHQQTLKQIVICGDPQAKDTKALLQCVHSIYIPNKVLILADGDPSSFLSRQLPFLSTLRRLEDRATAYVCENQACSMPVTDPCELRKLLHQ; encoded by the exons ATGCTGGGCGCGCGAGTCTGGCTGCGCCACTGCCAACTGTTGCCCCGCGCCGGGCTGGGCCTCACTGCGAGTCGTAG GGGTAGCTCCTCCCGGGACAAGGACCGAAGCTCATCGGTCAGTAGTTCCACGTCGATGCCTGCTGGAGGGAAGGGAAGCCGGCCCAGCAGTACCCCTTCGGTGCCCCAGAAGACCCCCAACCGCCTGATTAATGAGAAGTCACCGTACCTCCTGCAGCATGCCTATAATCCTGTGGACTG GTACCCCTGGGGACAGGAAGCTTTTGACAAGGCCAGGAAGGAAAACAAGCCCATCTTCCTCTCAG TGGGGTACTCCACCTGCCACTGGTGCCACATGATGGAGGAAGAGTCGTTCCAGAATGAGGAGATTGGCCGCCTGCTCAGTGAGGACTTCGTCAGTGTCAAGGTGGACCGGGAGGAGCGGCCAGATGTGGACAAGGTGTACATGACCTTCGTGCAG GCCACCAGCAGCGGCGGAGGCTGGCCCATGAATGTGTGGCTCACTCCTAACTTGCAACCCTTTGTTGGAGGCACATACTTTCCCCCTGAGGATGGCTTGACCCGTGTGGGCTTCCGAACAGTGTTGCTGAGAATACGGGATCAA TGGAAACAGAACCAGAACAGCCTGCTAGAAAACAGCCAGCGAGTCACTACTGCCCTGCTGGCCCGCTCCGAGATCAGCACTGGGGACCGCCAGGTGCCTCCTTCAGCCGCCACCATGAACAGCCGCTGCTTCCAGCAGCTGGATGAGGGCTATGATGAGGAATATGGTGGATTTGCAGAGGCCCCCAAGTTTCCCACACCAG TGATCCTGAACTTCCTGTTCTCATACTGGCTCAGCCATTGCCTGACCCAGGACGGTTCTCGGGCCCAGCAGATGGCCTTGCATACCCTGAAAATGATGGCTAATGGGGGCATCCGGGACCATGTAGGGCAG GGCTTCCACCGCTACTCCACGGACCGCCAGTGGCACGTGCCCCACTTCGAGAAGATGCTATACGACCAGGCACAGCTCGCCGTGGCCTATGCGCAAGCCTTCCAG ATCTCTGGTGAGGAGTTCTACTCCGACGTGGCCAAAAGTATCCTGCAGTATGTGACACGGAATCTCAGCCACCGG TCCGGAGGCTTCTACAGCGCAGAGGATGCTGACTCGCCCCCGGAGCGTGGCCTGCGGCCCAAGGAGGGCGCCTTCTACTTGTGGACGGTGAAGGAGGTGCAGCAGCTGCTCCCTGAGCCGGTGCAGGGCGCCACGGAGCCACTGACCTCAGGCCAGCTCCTCATGAAGCACTATGGCCTCACCGAGGCTGGCAACATTAGCCCCAACCAG GACCCTAGCGGGGAGCTGCAAGGCCAGAATGTGCTGACCGTCCGCTACTCACTGGAGCTGACTGCTGCCCGCTTCGGCCTGGATGTGGAAGCCGTGCGGACCCTGCTCGGTGCAGGCTTGGAAAAGCTCTTTCAGGCGCGAAAACATCGACCCAAACCACACCTCGATAGCAAGATGCTGGCTGCCTGGAATG GTCTGATGGTGTCGGGCTATGCAGTGACTGGAGCCATCCTGGGCATGGACAAGCTGATTAACCATGCCACCAATGGTGCCAAGTTCCTCAAGCGGCACATGTTCGATGTGGCCAGTGGCCGCCTGAAACGGACCTGCTATGCTGGCTCTGGGGGTGCTGTGGAGCACAG CAACCCACCCTGCTGGGGCTTCCTGGAGGACTACGCTTTCGTGGTACGAGGCCTGCTGGACCTGTACGAGGCCTCACAGGAGAGCTCGTGGCTCGAGTGGGCTCTGCGGCTGCAGGACACCCAGGACAGGCTCTTCTGGGACACCCAGGGTGGTGGCTACTTCTGCAGTGAGGCCGAGTTGGGGGCTGGGCTGCCCCTGCGCCTGAAGGATG ATCAGGATGGTGCAGAGCCCAGTGCCAACTCTGTGTCAGCCCACAACCTGCTCCGGCTGCATGGCTTCACAGGCCACAAAGACTGGATGGACAAGTGTGTGTGCCTGTTGACTGCCTTCTCTGAGCGCATGCGCCGGGTGCCCGTGGCATTGCCCGAGATGGTTCGTGCCCTCTCAGCCCATCAGCAAACACTCAAGCAG ATCGTGATCTGTGGGGACCCCCAAGCCAAGGATACCAAGGCTCTGTTGCAGTGCGTCCACTCCATCTATATCCCCAACAAG GTACTGATTCTGGCCGATGGGGACCCTTCAAGCTTCCTGTCTCGCCAACTGCCGTTCCTGAGTACCCTGCGGCGGCTAGAAGACCGGGCCACAGCCTATGTATGTGAGAACCAGGCCTGCTCCATGCCTGTCACTGACCCCTGTGAACTGCGCAAGCTGCTGCATCAGTGA